Genomic window (Criblamydia sequanensis CRIB-18):
GCTAAATTCTTTTTCCGATCTGCCAAAATGACCTCCAAAAGCAGTTTTTTTATAGATAGGCCGTTTAAGGTCCAGCATATCAATAATGCCTTGTGGAGATAAATTAAATACTAAGGGGATGGCTTCCGCAATAAGGTTCTCATCGACCTTGCCTGTTCCAAAAGTATCGACTTTGATGGAAATAGGATGAGATACTCCGATAGCATAGGAAAGCTGGACTTCGCATCGTTTGGCCAATTTTGCCGCTATAATGTGTTTAGCGACATACCTTGCAGCATAGGATGCTGATCGATCAACTTTTGTTGGATCCTTGCCGGAAAAAGCCCCGCCGCCATGCCGTCCCATTCCCCCGTAGGTATCTACAATAATTTTACGGCCTGTAAGGCCAGTATCGCCAACCGGTCCGCCTATGACAAATCTTCCTGTCGGGTTAATAAAAAATTGCGTATTGCTATCAATAAATCCGGATGGCGCAATTTCTTCAGTGAGCCGCTTTAAATCACGGGTTAGAATTTCTTGTTTTACATCGGGAGAATGCTGCGTAGAAATGACAACCGAATGAAGCCTTTTCGGTTTATGGGCGTTGTCATATTCGATAGTCACTTGCGATTTGGCGTCAGGCTTTAGATAATTAAGCTCAGAGCTTTCCCTAAGGGATTTTAGTTTTCTTACGATAGCATGAGCCAGCATAATAGGCATAGGCATAAGTTCAGGGGTCTCATCGCAAGCATAGCCGAACATGATGCCTTGGTCGCCGGCTCCTAATTCTTTAGAGGAAGTTTTATCAACCCCTACTGCAATATCTTGAGACTGTTGATGAATGCTTGTTAAAACAGCGCAAGATTTATAATCAAAACCAAGAGAGGGATCGTCATAACCTATTTCTCTAATTGTTTCTCTTGCTACGGCTTGAAAATCAACAATGGCTTTTGTGGTTACTTCTCCGGCTAATACGACAAGGCCAAGACCGACAAGGGCTTCACAAGCAACTCTTGAGTCTTTGTCCTGACTTAAACAGGCATCTAAAATGGCATCAGAGATTTGATCTGCGATTTTATCCGGGTGTCCGACAGACACGGATTCTGAAGTGAATAAATAATGCGTCATGCGAGCCACCGATAAAATACTATAGAACCAATAAAAAAAGTTTGCGTTATTAGTTTTTAAGCTAAAATTTTTAATATAAAAAATTAAAAAATATAATGTTCTTTAAGCAAGATTGACTTAGCTAACAGAAAAACAAGCTCCTTTTTTAAGGGAGAGCCAAGATGTTTTTAAGTTAGAAATGAAACTATATAGGCGTCAGACTAATTTAAGCAAGTTTGGCTTTACTTTTTTTCAAGAAGCAAGAAAACGTATTGCAAACAATCTTCTTGCAAGCTTTCGTCTTCTATTTGTATTTCAAAAGAAAGGGATTTATCATAGTAATTATAAAAGGGATGGCTTAAATTCATGCGGATTTCATAGTCGCAGCCATTTTTTTTGCCAATAAGCAGGGCATCTCTTACAAAATTTTCTTGACCCTTCTCTTTTATAAAACAAATGTAATCTTGGATGGATTCAACAAAAGAGGTCAATCTGGGGTGCTCGTTTATCGAAAGAAGCCATGGCAATAAATTCCTTAAAACTAAAACCAAGCGATTGCAATCACGGCCTTCATGCCTTATTTGCGCAAATTCTGCTTGAAAGACGTCCGTATCAGGGCTGCCGGGATCTAAAACTACACCAAGCTCGCCATAATAACTATTTTGAGGGGACTCTTCATAAATTTCGGCAAAGTCCTCATTTTCTTTTATAGGCGTCTCAAGATTAACTGCTTGCTCCTCGCTTTTTTCAGGAACAATCTCTTTGATTTCAACTGTTTTTCCAATTTGATTTTGAGTTTTGGTTAATATGGAATAAGCCGAAAGCTCAGCCATAAAACAGCAAAGAAAAGAGAAGCTTAAGATAAATGGAGCGAATTTCATAAAGATCCTGTTGTTCTCATTCTATTTAACTTTCCCTTGAAATTAATGATTTCCGGCTAGTTTCTTCAACTCCGCAAAATCAATTTTCCCGGAATTTGTCATAGGAAGCTTATTTAATTTCAAAAATTCAAATTGCCCATTAGATGGAAAAAGCCCGTTTTTTTCAAGAGTTCCGTTGACTTTCATGTGATCCAATTTTTCTTGAGTGTGGACAAGAATGATTTTTTCTCCCTTTATTTGATCACTCACGCTAGTCAATGCGAAGCTATAGGGTTCTGCGTCAAACTCTTCGTGAAGAAGATCTTCTATGGTATGAAAAGGGATAAAAAACTCTCCGCATTTCAAGAATCTTGTTTTACGGTCGATGATTGTGACAAAATCATGTTCATCCATACAAGCTACATCTTGTGTGATAAACCAGCCATCTCGAAAAGCGTCGTGGCCCGCATCTTTTTCCATGGCATAGCCTTTCATAAGATTAGGTCCTTTAGCAAGAAGAAGCCCTGCATTTCCACGAGGAACTTCTTTAAAGGTGAGGGGATCAACGACTTTAACCATAACTCCTGGAATCGGTTGTCCGACCGACCCTTTTTGAGAACCTTGTTGATAGATTCCTGGCAATCGAACATCGAGGGTGTTGGTTGTAATAATTCCTGACATTTCAGCAGTCCCGTAACCTTCCATCGGTTGAATTCCAAATCTTTCTTTAAACCTAGAAGCGATTTTTTCATTCAGTTTTTCTCCGGCAGTCAAGACAAACCTGAGAGAGCCAAAACTATCCGGGTTGACATGCTCTAAATAATAGCGAAGAATAGAGGGGGTTGTCCAAAGCATCGTGATTTTTAATTTTTTTACAAGCTTTGCGGTTGTTTTGGCATCAAGAAAAGAGGGGGTAAAAACAAGCGGAAGCCCGTGGTTTAAGCCTATCCACATGGCTATGTACCCGAAGCTGTTTGAAATGTCTAAAGCTAAAAGCAATTTATCTTTCGCGCTAGTTGATGGAATGACTTGCGAGACCGATTCAACATTTGAAGAAACATTAAAATGAGAAAGAGAGACAGCTTTTGGCCTATCCATGGCGCCGCTTGTAAATTGGATGGAAAGAATATCTTCGATTCCGGGAGATTTATTTGAGCCGGAGATCTTTTCAAGGGTTGTCGTCGGGAAGATAAGACCCATAACACTTGAGCTTAAGCGATGGCGAAGTTTAACCTGGCTCATGATATCTTCAATAAATGCCACTTCTTTATCTTCCAAGGCTTCAAAATTTTTCTGATAAAGGTCTTTTGTTGTGATGATAAGCTCAGGCTTTAAAGAAGTCATAATTTGATCAAGCGCCGCCGAATCAAAATTAGAGCTTAGGTTGATAGAAGTTTTTCCTGAGATAGAAATAGATAAATTTAAGAGAACTTCTCCTAAACTTTCAGGAAGCATAACCCCTATTAGTTTTTTTTCAAGCCATCGATTTTTTAAGATGCGCCCAAGGGAGATGGCCCTGCTAAGAATTGAAATTCTTGAATGTTTCTTTTCATGTTCATCGACAAGCGATAAAGCCCAAGGAGCTCTCCAGACGCTTCTTATAAAATGCAAGTAAATAGGAACTTCATCATCTTTTCTACTCTCCCAAGCTTCGCAGCCTAATTTTCGGATGGTTCTTCTAATTTGGACAAGGGAGGCTTCCGGGGGAAGCGGCTTTCCAATAAGCATCGTCATAGGGTGAGGGATATTCTGCGGTCTTCTCGGGATATAGCGCCCCCCCTTTGGTGACAAGACTGTTCCCCAGACTCTATCCAGGTAAATCGGAATGATAGGAGCTGTCTGACCTTCCATAATTTCTTGAATATCATCACTGAAAGGCTGCATCATTCCTGTTCTTGAAACTTGTCTTTCAGGGAAAACACAGACCAGATGGCCTCTTTTAAGATGTCTTGCGGCAGCTTTTAAAGCTATTTTAACCTGCTCCGGTTCTTCGTCAAAAGGGACAGGGATTGCGTCCATGGCAAGAGCAAAGGGCTTAAGCCACCACTTGGCAAAATGTTTGTGGCTGAGTAAAAAACGGACCGGCCTATCAACTGAGGCTAATACAAAAAAAGCATCTAGCGCCGATAAGTGGTTGGAAACAAGCAGGGCCCCTCCCTCTTTCGGAATATTTTCTTCCCCTATAATTCGTATTTTATAAAAGGTATTTGTCAAGATAACAAAAACAAGCCGAGTGAGGGCTTCCGGCAAAAGTTTAATGGACCAAATAGTGGCCCCTACAACAAAAATAGAGGAGGCGATTAAAGTTTCTTTAAGGTCAAGACCAAGATATGCCATAGCGGCAGGCGCCCTTTCATGCCCCCGATATTCAAGGCGTTGCTAAGGGCTATAACCGCTCCTCTTTCTCCGACAGGAGCTCTCCATTGCACAAGAGACTGCAGAGGAATAATCAGCATCCCTGAAAACATTCCCATGCAAATTAAAGTGGCTACTGTGCCGGGTATTTTAGGCTGCACTAAACCAAGAAAAGATGAAAGGATGGCAAATCCTATTGCACCAAATGGGATAAGGCCGTATTCGATGCGGTCTTTTGAAATTTTTCCGCCGATAAGGGCTCCAAGCGCAATTCCAATGCCGTAAGAGGCTGGCGGCAAGCCTTGAAGAAGCTCCCCTTTTTCTAAATGCTTCACAAGTGTTTTTGCATAAACAAGGACGTTTTGTCCAAGCAAGCTAATGATAAACCAATAAAAGAAAGTGCCTAAAATGGCCAAGAGCAAAATTCGATCCGTCCACATTGCTCTTCCGGCATCTTTTAGAGTTTCTATAGATCCTTTGCTTTCTTTTTGCGCGGGTTCAACTTTTGGAACTAGGAAAGACATTGCGAATCCAATTAAGGACAATACAGATAGAATAACGGGACCTGTCCAGGAAAGATCGGGAGCAAGCCCTCCTTTGTCTAAGGCTAACATAATGGGGCCGAGGCCTGTGCCTGCTATGATGGCAATCATAGTCCACATTTCCATCAAGCCGTTTCCTTTCGATAATTTCTCGTAAGGAAGAATTTGAGGAAGGATTCCATACTTTGCCGGGCTGAATAAAGCGCTTTGCATGCCCATGGCGCCAAGAAGAATGTAGGGGAAGAGGAGTTCTGCGGGAATAAGGTATAGGCTTAAAGTGGCAAGAAGCATTAATAGGACTTCAAAGCCTTTCATGATAATAATCATGGATCTTTTGCTAAAGCGATCCGCTAAAGCACCTGCCGGGAAAGAAAATATCAGCATCGGGAAAAGGAAAACAAGGAGAGCGACTGTCGCTTTCATCTGGGAGGAGTATTCAAAAACTTCTTGGGCAAGAGGTTCTTGTAAAAGGGGTCTTGTGGCGAGAGTAAAGACCATGATCTTCCAGGCATTGTCATTAAATGCCCCGACAAATTGGGAAACAATGAGCCCAAAAAGAGACCCTCTTTGACTTGTCTTAAGTTTAGTTGACATGCTTATCCTAAAACAATTAAGTTTTCTAACGAGTATTCAAAAAATTTATTCAAGGTATTTGTTTATCGTTCCCAAAAAAAACTAATGGGTTCATTTTAAAATTTTTATTTATTATATTCCTAATAAAATAAAATTTTTGTCGAAATTCCTTTGATAAAGAATTTATTATTTTAACTTGAATTTTCAAATTCAGCCCTTCACTATTGAAAGTGAAAAAAATATAAATCAGGTCTTAAATCATTCCTAAAGGTTGATTTTTCCCCTAATTTCAATGGACGCATCTTATGGTTCGACAAATTGCAGATATCATATCAGATTTAAAAATATTTTGCATGGAGGGTGATTATATGCTGAGGCTTTCAAAATTAACAGATGAACTTTTGCAGGCAAAGAATAAAGAAGAAGCCTTACCTGCTCTTTTTGGGATTTTAGAAAAATACCCTGAAGAAGAACTTGGATCCCCGGGACCTCTTGTCCATGCTATTGAAAAATGTAAAGGTTATGAGAAAGCTCTCATTTATTCACTAGACCGAAGGCCGTCTACTCTTGGGATTTGGATGCTTTATCGATTATTAAAAAAAAGAAGTGATAGTGAATATAAAGAGGCTCTTCGTAAAATTAAAATAAATCCTTTAAGTTCAGAGCAAATGAAAGAGGATGCTGAACTTATTGCTGAATGGCTAAAAATTAATTAATAATAGGTGTTATTTTTTTTAAATTTTTTTAAGATTTATATTTTTAAGCTCTTTAAGAGTTGCTTTGTAGGAATTTTTATGGCGTTTCGCGGTGTTGTTTATGGTCCTTGGAGACATTAGCTTTCTATCGTTTCTTTATGCCCTCATTTTGATTTTATTGATCGCTCTTCTCATTTATGCGTTTTATTTTTATCAGGTGCATATAAGAATCTACTGTTATGTCCTGGGGCTGCCTGCTCCGGCTTTTAAAATTAAAATCGATCGAAATTTTTTAATTCCGATGTCTGACGGGACTTTGCTAACCTCCGATGTCTTTCGTCCAAAAAAGGAAGAAAGATTTCCTGTAATTATCTTAAGAACGCCTTATGGAAAAGATAACAGGGATCACACTTATCCGGAAATTGCATCGGTCTTTGCAAGCCAGGGTTACGTCGTTATTATTCAGGATGTTCGGGGAAGATATGGCTCTGAAGGAGACTATACTCCGTTTATAAACGAAGAAAGAGACGGCAAAGACACCCTCGCTTTTATCCAAGAACAAAGCTTTTGCAGCGGCTCTATGGCTTTGTTCGGCTTTTCCTATTTAGGCTCAAGCGCATGGCTTGCGGCTCCCGCCCAAATTTCCGGTCTAAAAACGATGATTCCGATGTTTTGCTGTCAGAATGCCTATACGGGATGGTTTGATAAAGGAGTTCCCTATTTGAAAGATATTATTTATTGGCTCTCAAAGCATCAAGGAAGGCATGAAGGCGACGTCACCCATGAAGAGGTGGACTTGACTATTATGCAGCTTCCTGTTTTACAGTTCGATAAAAGGCTTCAAGGCGGGATGGAAACTTTCAAAACCTGGATGTCCCACCTTCAACCGGATGAGTATTGGAAAGCTATAAGCGTCAGCCATCGAAGAGAAAAAATCATCATCCCGATTCTATATGTGGCTGGCTGGTTTGATCGGTTTTTAAATAATACTATCGAAGATTTTT
Coding sequences:
- the metK gene encoding methionine adenosyltransferase, which codes for MTHYLFTSESVSVGHPDKIADQISDAILDACLSQDKDSRVACEALVGLGLVVLAGEVTTKAIVDFQAVARETIREIGYDDPSLGFDYKSCAVLTSIHQQSQDIAVGVDKTSSKELGAGDQGIMFGYACDETPELMPMPIMLAHAIVRKLKSLRESSELNYLKPDAKSQVTIEYDNAHKPKRLHSVVISTQHSPDVKQEILTRDLKRLTEEIAPSGFIDSNTQFFINPTGRFVIGGPVGDTGLTGRKIIVDTYGGMGRHGGGAFSGKDPTKVDRSASYAARYVAKHIIAAKLAKRCEVQLSYAIGVSHPISIKVDTFGTGKVDENLIAEAIPLVFNLSPQGIIDMLDLKRPIYKKTAFGGHFGRSEKEFSWEQVDKIENLKEAIKHRSFTH
- a CDS encoding AMP-binding protein, which translates into the protein MAYLGLDLKETLIASSIFVVGATIWSIKLLPEALTRLVFVILTNTFYKIRIIGEENIPKEGGALLVSNHLSALDAFFVLASVDRPVRFLLSHKHFAKWWLKPFALAMDAIPVPFDEEPEQVKIALKAAARHLKRGHLVCVFPERQVSRTGMMQPFSDDIQEIMEGQTAPIIPIYLDRVWGTVLSPKGGRYIPRRPQNIPHPMTMLIGKPLPPEASLVQIRRTIRKLGCEAWESRKDDEVPIYLHFIRSVWRAPWALSLVDEHEKKHSRISILSRAISLGRILKNRWLEKKLIGVMLPESLGEVLLNLSISISGKTSINLSSNFDSAALDQIMTSLKPELIITTKDLYQKNFEALEDKEVAFIEDIMSQVKLRHRLSSSVMGLIFPTTTLEKISGSNKSPGIEDILSIQFTSGAMDRPKAVSLSHFNVSSNVESVSQVIPSTSAKDKLLLALDISNSFGYIAMWIGLNHGLPLVFTPSFLDAKTTAKLVKKLKITMLWTTPSILRYYLEHVNPDSFGSLRFVLTAGEKLNEKIASRFKERFGIQPMEGYGTAEMSGIITTNTLDVRLPGIYQQGSQKGSVGQPIPGVMVKVVDPLTFKEVPRGNAGLLLAKGPNLMKGYAMEKDAGHDAFRDGWFITQDVACMDEHDFVTIIDRKTRFLKCGEFFIPFHTIEDLLHEEFDAEPYSFALTSVSDQIKGEKIILVHTQEKLDHMKVNGTLEKNGLFPSNGQFEFLKLNKLPMTNSGKIDFAELKKLAGNH
- a CDS encoding MFS transporter, encoding MSTKLKTSQRGSLFGLIVSQFVGAFNDNAWKIMVFTLATRPLLQEPLAQEVFEYSSQMKATVALLVFLFPMLIFSFPAGALADRFSKRSMIIIMKGFEVLLMLLATLSLYLIPAELLFPYILLGAMGMQSALFSPAKYGILPQILPYEKLSKGNGLMEMWTMIAIIAGTGLGPIMLALDKGGLAPDLSWTGPVILSVLSLIGFAMSFLVPKVEPAQKESKGSIETLKDAGRAMWTDRILLLAILGTFFYWFIISLLGQNVLVYAKTLVKHLEKGELLQGLPPASYGIGIALGALIGGKISKDRIEYGLIPFGAIGFAILSSFLGLVQPKIPGTVATLICMGMFSGMLIIPLQSLVQWRAPVGERGAVIALSNALNIGGMKGRLPLWHILVLTLKKL